Genomic segment of Staphylococcus muscae:
TTGTGATTTATCTAAAATTTTCGTTATAATGGCTATAAGATATACGTTAGGAGCTGATAGTGAATGAAATTCTTATCATTCAAACACAATGATGAAACATCATACGGTGTTAAAGTTAAGCGAGAAGAAGCGGCTTGGGATTTACGAAAAGTATTTGCTGATTTTGGCGAAGCAGAATTCCAACCGAAAACATTGTTAGAAGGATTGCAACACAATCAAACATTAGAATTTCAAGAGCAAGTAAGAAAGGCAGTTGTAGCAGCAGAAGAAAGTGGCAACTCAGCTGACTATAAAGTGCAATATACAGATATTGAATTTTTACCGCCAGTCACACCACCAAATAATGTGATTGCATTTGGTCGTAACTACAAAGCACATGCTGAAGAGTTAAATCATGGTGTTGATCGCTTATATGTTTTTACAAAAGCGGCATCTTCATTAACAGGTGATGAAGCAACAATTCCAAATCACAAAGATATTACAGATGAATTAGATTATGAAGGTGAGTTAGGCGTTGTAATTGGTAAATCAGGTGAGAAGATTCCTAAAGGCTTAGCGCTTGACTATGTATATGGTTACACAATCATCAATGATATTACAGACCGTGCAGCACAAAAAGGACACGATCAAGCATTCTTGTCTAAAAGTTTAACAGGTGGCTGCCCAATGGGACCTTATATCGTTACAAAAGATGAATTACCAACACCTGAAAATGTAAATATCGTAACAAAGGTAAATAACGAAATTCGTCAAGACGGTAATACGTCACAAATGGTCTTAAAAATTGACGAATTAATTGAAGAAATTTCAAAATATGTTGCATTACATCCAGGTGACATTATTGCGACAGGTACACCAGCTGGCGTAGGTGCAGGTATGAATCCACCGAAGTTCTTACAACCGGGAGACGAAGTAAAAGTAACAATCGATAATATCGGTACATTAACGACATTTATCGAAGACTAATATACTTGTTTATAAAAATAGGGCAAAGGGATTTTGCCCTATTTTTTGTACCACAAAAGAAGGGCTGATTATATGTTGTATATCAAATACAAAGGTTTATTTTTGGTTGGTATTCTACTATTTATTGCAATGTTTTATTTCAAAGTTGGATTGGGAGATTCTATCTTTAGACCATTAGGATATCTGGCAGCAGGGTTAATCATAGGGCGTGCTTTAGCATATAAAGAAAAGTAAATGAATTTGTTAAATTCTTAATAAATCATCATATTTCAAGCATTCCGATGTTTGTCGTAAAAAGGATATGTTATGATATCTAAGTCGATTTATAATAGGAGGATATATTTATGGTACTAATTAACTTGCACATTATTAGTTTTATTATGCTATTGATACTATTTTATGCAACATATGAAAACTTTTCTAACAAACAAGGACCGACACCATTATTTAAATCATTGCATATGACA
This window contains:
- a CDS encoding fumarylacetoacetate hydrolase family protein; protein product: MKFLSFKHNDETSYGVKVKREEAAWDLRKVFADFGEAEFQPKTLLEGLQHNQTLEFQEQVRKAVVAAEESGNSADYKVQYTDIEFLPPVTPPNNVIAFGRNYKAHAEELNHGVDRLYVFTKAASSLTGDEATIPNHKDITDELDYEGELGVVIGKSGEKIPKGLALDYVYGYTIINDITDRAAQKGHDQAFLSKSLTGGCPMGPYIVTKDELPTPENVNIVTKVNNEIRQDGNTSQMVLKIDELIEEISKYVALHPGDIIATGTPAGVGAGMNPPKFLQPGDEVKVTIDNIGTLTTFIED